One Chanodichthys erythropterus isolate Z2021 chromosome 10, ASM2448905v1, whole genome shotgun sequence DNA segment encodes these proteins:
- the LOC137028071 gene encoding class I histocompatibility antigen, F10 alpha chain-like, whose product MLFDDYTSVIVDQIHGFSSRMKFIIFLIFIPLVHSELHRFITTYTGISGQTFAGTPEFSAVTSLDGHQIDYYDSNIKKMIPKQDWMKEFVSKDTWTEDTEIRKHVQQVYKNNIHVLMQRFSQSQGVHSYQRVYGCEWDDHTEESQGFDKYSYDGRDFISLGVKERTYTAHVPQAEPTVEKWNKDEDQLKLLKRYYEHECVYWLTYFLELRKAGFKRRGPTKDYTVLYVVGVLVICAFVLMKRGILQKLRRFLLNEPCYYNRLISRSNYP is encoded by the exons ATGCTCTTCGACGACTACACTTCAGTAATTGTGGATCAAATACACGGATTTTCGTCCAGAATGAAGTTCATCATTTTCTTAATCTTCATACCTTTGGTTCATTCAG agTTGCACAGGTTCATCACCACATACACTGGAATATCAGGCCAGACATTTGCAGGAACTCCAGAGTTTTCTGCTGTAACTTCACTGGACGGACATCAGATCGATTATTATGATAGTAACATAAAGAAGATGATTCCCAAACAGGACTGGATGAAGGAGTTTGTATCTAAAGACACATGGACAGAAGACACTGAGATCAGAAAACATGTGCAGCAGGTGTACAAAAACAACATTCATGTCCTAATGCAGCGATTCAGTCAGTCACAAG GTGTTCATTCGTATCAGAGGGTGTATGGATGTGAGTGGGATGATCATACTGAAGAATCACAAGGGTTTGATAAGTACAGTTATGATGGACGGGATTTCATCTCACTGGGAGTGAAGGAGCGAACATACACTGCACATGTACCACAGGCAGAGCCCACGGTGGAGAAGTGGAATAAAGATGAAGATCAGCTTAAACTTCTGAAACGATACTACGAACATGAGTGTGTTTACTGGCTGACATATTTCTTGGAGTTAAGGAAAGCGGGTTTCAAGAGAAGAG gaCCTACAAAAGATTACACAGTGTTGTATGTGGTGGGAGTACTGGTTATTTGTGCTTTTGTGCTAATGAAGCGA GGTATTTTGCAGAAACTAAGGAGGTTTTTACTTAATGAACCCTGTTACTACAACCGCTTGATCAGCAGATCAAACTACCCTTGA
- the LOC137028228 gene encoding major histocompatibility complex class I-related gene protein-like, translated as MKFLIFFICMPLVYSEPHTFITFYTEISGKTTAGIPEFFAVTTLDDQQMDYYDSNIMELIPKQDWMKEFTPELWKKYTEIREHVQQIFKNNIHDLMKQFNQSHGLHTYQRMYRCDWDDQTEETQGFDHHGYDGEDFISLDLKEFRYITSVQQGVQTMQKWNNDRSQLFLLKQYFDYECVYWLKEFLRKADLKRTAPQVFLLQKHPSSPLVMCHVTGFYPSGVTITWLRNGLDHHKDVDLGDLLPNEDETFQKTSYLHVHPDEWKKNQYTCEVEHMGETIRKILTEDEIKTNYRPPPWWRKLFFPSAASDFSRTYRNTHALLCVMGGFMFVL; from the exons ATGAAGTTCCTTATTTTCTTCATCTGCATGCCTTTGGTTTATTCAG AGCCTCACACCTTCATCACCTTTTACACTGAAATAAGTGGAAAGACGACTGCAGGAATCCCAGAGTTTTTTGCTGTAACTACACTGGATGATCAACAGATGGATTATTATGACAGTAACATAATGGAACTGATTCCCAAACAGGACTGGATGAAGGAGTTTACACCTGAACTGTGGAAGAAATACACTGAGATCAGAGAACATGTGCAGCAGATCTTCAAAAACAACATTCATGATCTAATGAAGCAATTCAATCAGTCACATG GTCTTCATACGTATCAGAGGATGTATAGATGTGATTGGGATGATCAGACTGAAGAGACACAAGGGTTTGATCATCATGGTTATGATGGAGAGGATTTCATCTCACTGGACCTGAAGGAGTTCAGATACATCACATCTGTACAGCAGGGAGTTCAGACAATGCAGAAGTGGAATAATGACAGATCACAGCTTTTCTTACTAAAACAATACTTTGATTATGAGTGTGTTTACTGGCTGAAAGAGTTCTTGAGGAAAGCAGATTTAAAGAGAACTG CTCCTCAGGTGTTTCTGTTACAGAAGCATCCCTCTTCTCCACTAGTCATGTGTCATGTGACAGGTTTCTACCCATCAGGAGTCACTATTACCTGGTTAAGAAATGGACTGGATCATCATAAGGATGTGGATCTTGGAGATCTTCTGCCAAATGAGGACGAGACCTTCCAGAAGACATCTTACCTTCATGTTCATCCAGACGAGTGGAAGAAGAACCAGTACACGTGTGAGGTGGAGCACATGGGAGAAACCATCCGGAAGATTCTGACTGAGGATGAGATCAAGACTAACTACA GACCGCCTCCCTGGTGGAGAAAACTATTCTTTCCTTCCGCTGCCAGTGATTTTAGCAG gaCCTACAGAAACACGCATGCACTTCTGTGTGTGATGGGAGGATTCATGTTTGTACTGTAG
- the LOC137028070 gene encoding class I histocompatibility antigen, F10 alpha chain-like isoform X2, with the protein MKFVIFFIYIPFVYSESHRFITTYTGISGQTFAGTPEFSAVTSLDGHQIDYYDSNIKKMIPKQDWMEEFVSKDTWTEDTEIRKHVQQVYKNNIHVLMQRFSQSQGVHTFQRMYGCEWDDHTGDSQGFDQYAYDGEDFISLDLKELRYNTPVQQAELTVQKWNNDRAQLEFLKHYFVQDCVDWLKEFLNLSKATVEKADPPEVFLWQKNPDSPVECHVTGFLFRNTNISWRKNGQAMSNKVESRDTLPNGDGTFQKTVTLYVLPDEWKKKQYTCVVEHKSLTETIQKTMTEDKISLGLYVPVIFPVVALIVLCVICKRKNESKAQDCGV; encoded by the exons ATGAAGTTCGTCATTTTCTTCATCTACATACCTTTTGTGTACTCAG agTCGCACAGGTTCATCACCACATACACTGGAATATCAGGCCAGACATTTGCAGGAACTCCAGAGTTTTCTGCTGTAACTTCACTGGACGGACATCAGATCGATTATTATGATAGTAACATAAAGAAGATGATTCCCAAACAGGACTGGATGGAGGAGTTTGTATCTAAAGACACATGGACAGAAGACACTGAGATCAGAAAACATGTGCAGCAGGTGTACAAAAACAACATTCATGTCCTAATGCAGCGATTCAGTCAGTCACAAG gaGTTCATACTTTTCAGAGGATGTATGGATGTGAGTGGGATGATCATACTGGAGACTCACAAGGGTTTGATCAGTACGCTTATGATGGAGAGGACTTCATCTCACTGGACCTGAAGGAGCTCAGATACAACACACCTGTACAGCAGGCAGAGCTAACAGTGCAGAAGTGGAATAATGACAGAGCACAGCTTGAATTTCTGAAACACTACTTTGTGCAAGACTGCGTTGACTGGCTGAAGGAGTTCTTAAATTTGTCTAAAGCTACTGTTGAGAAAGCAG ATCCTCCTGAAGTGTTTCTGTGGCAGAAGAACCCAGACTCTCCTGTGGAGTGTCATGTCACAGGTTTTCTCTTCAGAAACACAAACATCTCATGGAGGAAGAACGGACAAGCTATGAGTAATAAAGTGGAGTCTAGAGATACACTACCAAATGGGGACGGGACCTTCCAGAAGACTGTAACCCTCTATGTCCTTCCAGATGAATGGAAGAAGAAACAGTACACCTGTGTGGTGGAGCACAAGAGTTTGACAGAAACCATCCAGAAGACTATGACTGAAGATAAGATCA GTCTTGGATTATATGTTCCAGTCATTTTCCCAGTTGTTGCACTGattgtactgtgtgtaatttgtAAACGCAAGAATGAATCCAAAGCTC AAGACTGTGGTGTGTGA
- the LOC137028070 gene encoding class I histocompatibility antigen, F10 alpha chain-like isoform X3: protein MKFVIFFIYIPFVYSESHRFITTYTGISGQTFAGTPEFSAVTSLDGHQIDYYDSNIKKMIPKQDWMEEFVSKDTWTEDTEIRKHVQQVYKNNIHVLMQRFSQSQGVHTFQRMYGCEWDDHTGDSQGFDQYAYDGEDFISLDLKELRYNTPVQQAELTVQKWNNDRAQLEFLKHYFVQDCVDWLKEFLNLSKATVEKADPPEVFLWQKNPDSPVECHVTGFLFRNTNISWRKNGQAMSNKVESRDTLPNGDGTFQKTVTLYVLPDEWKKKQYTCVVEHKSLTETIQKTMTEDKISLGLYVPVIFPVVALIVLCVICKRKNESKAP, encoded by the exons ATGAAGTTCGTCATTTTCTTCATCTACATACCTTTTGTGTACTCAG agTCGCACAGGTTCATCACCACATACACTGGAATATCAGGCCAGACATTTGCAGGAACTCCAGAGTTTTCTGCTGTAACTTCACTGGACGGACATCAGATCGATTATTATGATAGTAACATAAAGAAGATGATTCCCAAACAGGACTGGATGGAGGAGTTTGTATCTAAAGACACATGGACAGAAGACACTGAGATCAGAAAACATGTGCAGCAGGTGTACAAAAACAACATTCATGTCCTAATGCAGCGATTCAGTCAGTCACAAG gaGTTCATACTTTTCAGAGGATGTATGGATGTGAGTGGGATGATCATACTGGAGACTCACAAGGGTTTGATCAGTACGCTTATGATGGAGAGGACTTCATCTCACTGGACCTGAAGGAGCTCAGATACAACACACCTGTACAGCAGGCAGAGCTAACAGTGCAGAAGTGGAATAATGACAGAGCACAGCTTGAATTTCTGAAACACTACTTTGTGCAAGACTGCGTTGACTGGCTGAAGGAGTTCTTAAATTTGTCTAAAGCTACTGTTGAGAAAGCAG ATCCTCCTGAAGTGTTTCTGTGGCAGAAGAACCCAGACTCTCCTGTGGAGTGTCATGTCACAGGTTTTCTCTTCAGAAACACAAACATCTCATGGAGGAAGAACGGACAAGCTATGAGTAATAAAGTGGAGTCTAGAGATACACTACCAAATGGGGACGGGACCTTCCAGAAGACTGTAACCCTCTATGTCCTTCCAGATGAATGGAAGAAGAAACAGTACACCTGTGTGGTGGAGCACAAGAGTTTGACAGAAACCATCCAGAAGACTATGACTGAAGATAAGATCA GTCTTGGATTATATGTTCCAGTCATTTTCCCAGTTGTTGCACTGattgtactgtgtgtaatttgtAAACGCAAGAATGAATCCAAAGCTC CATGA
- the LOC137028070 gene encoding major histocompatibility complex class I-related gene protein-like isoform X1 translates to MKFVIFFIYIPFVYSESHRFITTYTGISGQTFAGTPEFSAVTSLDGHQIDYYDSNIKKMIPKQDWMEEFVSKDTWTEDTEIRKHVQQVYKNNIHVLMQRFSQSQGVHTFQRMYGCEWDDHTGDSQGFDQYAYDGEDFISLDLKELRYNTPVQQAELTVQKWNNDRAQLEFLKHYFVQDCVDWLKEFLNLSKATVEKADPPEVFLWQKNPDSPVECHVTGFLFRNTNISWRKNGQAMSNKVESRDTLPNGDGTFQKTVTLYVLPDEWKKKQYTCVVEHKSLTETIQKTMTEDKISLGLYVPVIFPVVALIVLCVICKRKNESKAPNKKNKCIAKCIQNIHRLLSPLQKTVVCE, encoded by the exons ATGAAGTTCGTCATTTTCTTCATCTACATACCTTTTGTGTACTCAG agTCGCACAGGTTCATCACCACATACACTGGAATATCAGGCCAGACATTTGCAGGAACTCCAGAGTTTTCTGCTGTAACTTCACTGGACGGACATCAGATCGATTATTATGATAGTAACATAAAGAAGATGATTCCCAAACAGGACTGGATGGAGGAGTTTGTATCTAAAGACACATGGACAGAAGACACTGAGATCAGAAAACATGTGCAGCAGGTGTACAAAAACAACATTCATGTCCTAATGCAGCGATTCAGTCAGTCACAAG gaGTTCATACTTTTCAGAGGATGTATGGATGTGAGTGGGATGATCATACTGGAGACTCACAAGGGTTTGATCAGTACGCTTATGATGGAGAGGACTTCATCTCACTGGACCTGAAGGAGCTCAGATACAACACACCTGTACAGCAGGCAGAGCTAACAGTGCAGAAGTGGAATAATGACAGAGCACAGCTTGAATTTCTGAAACACTACTTTGTGCAAGACTGCGTTGACTGGCTGAAGGAGTTCTTAAATTTGTCTAAAGCTACTGTTGAGAAAGCAG ATCCTCCTGAAGTGTTTCTGTGGCAGAAGAACCCAGACTCTCCTGTGGAGTGTCATGTCACAGGTTTTCTCTTCAGAAACACAAACATCTCATGGAGGAAGAACGGACAAGCTATGAGTAATAAAGTGGAGTCTAGAGATACACTACCAAATGGGGACGGGACCTTCCAGAAGACTGTAACCCTCTATGTCCTTCCAGATGAATGGAAGAAGAAACAGTACACCTGTGTGGTGGAGCACAAGAGTTTGACAGAAACCATCCAGAAGACTATGACTGAAGATAAGATCA GTCTTGGATTATATGTTCCAGTCATTTTCCCAGTTGTTGCACTGattgtactgtgtgtaatttgtAAACGCAAGAATGAATCCAAAGCTC CCAACAAGAAgaacaaatgtattgcaaaatgcATACAGAACATTCACAGGCTCTTATCTCCTCTCCAGAAGACTGTGGTGTGTGAGTGA